The sequence below is a genomic window from Clostridium putrefaciens.
AACTTATCCAAAGAATATTATAAACTTAATTGCAGCAGGTAAAGATCCTGAAGATTATGAAGGTAAAAATTATGTAAAAGAAGTCCTAGATGGACAAATACAAAATGGACTTTTTGTAGTAAGTAATGAGCAGGCAGATTCATATCCTGAAAATATGGCATATGGGATTATTGCAATGGACATGGCCAAGGCTCCGTATAATAAGGAATCAGCAGTTAAGTTATTAATGAGCTTTGCAAAAGAAGCTGACGAAGGTAAGAGTTTTGATGACCAGGTTGTAACAACATCTCTTGGAATAATTGCTTTATCTTCACATAAAGATGTAGAAGGTGTTAGTAAATTAATTGAAGAGCTAAAGAAATATTTAAAAAGTGAGCAGCTTTACGATGGTAGTTTTTCTAACAATTCTTTATCCGATGAGGACTTAGAGTCAGAAGGAAACTCTGTAGCAACAGCCATGGTTATACAAGCCCTTGTAGCTCTAGAGGAAAATCCGCTAGCTGATGAATGGATTAAAGAGGGAGAAAGTCTTTTAGATGCTCTACTGTCTTTTAAAGAAGAAGACAAATTTATATACAATAGTAGTTATAGAAGAGTTTCAGAAGATGAAGCTACATCTTTTGCCATACTAGCTTTAAAGGGTATTGAAACGGGTAAGTCGGCATATAAGATAGTAAAACAAGAACAAAAAAAACCCAATTTTATAGAGATAGTAGCAGATAATACTTCTATTAAAGAAGGTAAGATAATATCTTTAGAAACAAAGATATTAGATAAAGATAAGGATATAGTACAAGGTAATGAAATTATATGGGCTATAGATGATGAAAATGTTGCATATATAGATGAAAAAGGTATATTAAAAGCTAAAGCAAAGGGGACAACTAAGGTTCATGCATCCATAAAGGGTAATGAAGATATAAATACCCATATAAGTATAAGTGTGTACGCTCCTGTAGCAAAATCTATAGAAATATTAAATACTGAAGAATCTATAGAAATTGGGGATAGCATACCTTTAAAATCTATGGTAAAAGACCAGGATGGCGAAGATATTAAAAATGCAAATCTGATTTGGAGTGTGGATAATAAAAAGTTAGCTTCAATTGATAATGATGGATTTTTAAAAGCACGCAAAGAAGGTATTATAACGGTATCTGCACAACTAGGTAATGATCAGAATATAAAGACAACAAAAAACTTTAATATTAAGAAGCCTAGTTCATTAGAAGACATAAGTGTTGAAGATAAGGCAAAAATAAAAAATGAAATCGAAAATTTAAAGAAGTTCTATGAAATGGAAACTGTAGAGTCTATGGTTCCAATTGCCTTAAGTAAGGTTAATACAGATAAAAAGATATTAGACAAGGTTTATATAAAAAGAGGGGAATCCTCTTTGATATACGCTCAAAACACATTGGCATTGATTGGTTCTGGGAAAGACCCTAAAGATTATAAAGGTAATGATTATGTTAAAGGGTTAGTTAAATCTCAGAGAAAAGAAGGCGAAAAGTTCCAAGGTCAATTCATAATTAATGATATATTAGATATTGATGCGCCTGCTATACTAGCATATTCTATAATAGCTTTAGAAACTGCAAAAGCTGATTATGATAAAGAACTTGCTATTAATGCATTAATGGACTTAATACTTAATAATAAAAATACGAGTAATACCTATAGCAATATAGAGTCTAATGGTATGGCTCTTATAGCATTAGCTTCTCACCCTGAAATTAAAGGTGTGGATAATGCCATAAGTACAATTATTACTACAATGAAGTCTTCGCAAAGACCTGATGGAACCTTTGAATCAGGTAATAAGTCTAGGGCTTTAGCTATAGTAATTCAGGGGCTAGTTGCAAATAATATAAATCCTCTTTCTAAAGAGTGGATTAAAGATAAGAGTATGCTAGATGCACTTTTAAAGTTTAAGGCAGCACCAAGAGGTAATAATAAATATGGTGGCTTTGCTAAGTTTGAAGGTGGAGCATATGAAATGGTAGCTACGTCACATGTAGTTGGGGCATTAGTTGACCTACATTATGGTGAATCAATATTTGGAATAAAAAATGATTCTATGGGTGAGATAAAAGAACCAGCAGTTATATCAATTGAAGGTGTGAAAGAAGGGAAAATATATACAGAGACTATAAATATAGATATATCTACAGATGAAGGGACCTGGAAGGCTACATTAAATGGAGAAGATTTCTTCGGTGGTGCTATAAGTAAGGCAGGGAAATATACACTGAAAGTTGTAGCGGAGCTAGAAGGGGTTAAATCAGAAAAAGAAGTTAATTTCATAGTAGACATGCCTCCTTATGAAAAGGTAAGGGTAAGAGTTGAAGGTAATGAAAAAACTTTATTCAATGATATCGTAGATTCTAGTATTTCCCAAAGTAATGTCCTTGAAGTTTTAATGAAAGCTGTAGGAAAAGAAAATATTAATGGAACTGGAAATGGCGAAGGTTATATGGTAACTGGAATACTCGGAGAAAATCAAGTCGAGAATTTTGGATGGAGCTATTATGTAAAAAGAGGTTTAGATATTAAGCAACCTATGATAGGGGCAGCTGGATTTATTGATATAAAAGATTCGGAAGGTAAGTTTAATTATGATGAGATAGTATTCTACATGACTCATTATAAATATGATGGCGACTTTAAATCATATACAAATATACCAATGGTATCACTGAGGTCTTTAGATGGTAATCATGAAATAACATTGCTAAACAAAATAGATAAGACACCTTTAAAGAATGCTGACATTAATATT
It includes:
- a CDS encoding prenyltransferase/squalene oxidase repeat-containing protein, whose amino-acid sequence is MKRNKFQYLSMVLIFSILLNIISYVPVMALSEGKQSSIKEAIETTKGNIKSLSKYEDSDTLALNLLGENVDSNKINIYKDKRLKTYPKNIINLIAAGKDPEDYEGKNYVKEVLDGQIQNGLFVVSNEQADSYPENMAYGIIAMDMAKAPYNKESAVKLLMSFAKEADEGKSFDDQVVTTSLGIIALSSHKDVEGVSKLIEELKKYLKSEQLYDGSFSNNSLSDEDLESEGNSVATAMVIQALVALEENPLADEWIKEGESLLDALLSFKEEDKFIYNSSYRRVSEDEATSFAILALKGIETGKSAYKIVKQEQKKPNFIEIVADNTSIKEGKIISLETKILDKDKDIVQGNEIIWAIDDENVAYIDEKGILKAKAKGTTKVHASIKGNEDINTHISISVYAPVAKSIEILNTEESIEIGDSIPLKSMVKDQDGEDIKNANLIWSVDNKKLASIDNDGFLKARKEGIITVSAQLGNDQNIKTTKNFNIKKPSSLEDISVEDKAKIKNEIENLKKFYEMETVESMVPIALSKVNTDKKILDKVYIKRGESSLIYAQNTLALIGSGKDPKDYKGNDYVKGLVKSQRKEGEKFQGQFIINDILDIDAPAILAYSIIALETAKADYDKELAINALMDLILNNKNTSNTYSNIESNGMALIALASHPEIKGVDNAISTIITTMKSSQRPDGTFESGNKSRALAIVIQGLVANNINPLSKEWIKDKSMLDALLKFKAAPRGNNKYGGFAKFEGGAYEMVATSHVVGALVDLHYGESIFGIKNDSMGEIKEPAVISIEGVKEGKIYTETINIDISTDEGTWKATLNGEDFFGGAISKAGKYTLKVVAELEGVKSEKEVNFIVDMPPYEKVRVRVEGNEKTLFNDIVDSSISQSNVLEVLMKAVGKENINGTGNGEGYMVTGILGENQVENFGWSYYVKRGLDIKQPMIGAAGFIDIKDSEGKFNYDEIVFYMTHYKYDGDFKSYTNIPMVSLRSLDGNHEITLLNKIDKTPLKNADINIEGIGDFKTDDNGKVTFKAPSDIYNITIGKRDKYIEIVPNTYVVSLPVEEEILETIYDEDKISEGIKDPFIKYILIGMDKDGKISSEIFEKSLGKNKILRFINKDMTWEFETKNIRKENVKSIDIDLNKDSQNKESILKEYNDAKILSFKDNGILPAKAKITMKHDTAKPVYLYYYDEKTHNVEKVSGPHKTADGNIVFEIEHCSDYFLSSIDSDKKLEVKLQDVLMEITRYYEDKDIYSFREALGLSNISKNINVKDKIEVFEVDNVSDAINNIISLIAAGENPKDYKGKNYVKMLKDSQNKDGAFVILDGDEDWPTLQAFAVIALDMSKADYDKEKALNHIISMSKDGHYGDVDTTAMVITALSNHKDIKGIEEIINSSIEYINNKQLESGGFESYGKENPYTLSSVIQALISNEDDIFSKRWVKNGNTLLDALLTFKTGDHFEFKSEWGTETKMSTEQAILALGDIYNKKSVYKYMTLSGNEVEAKEGNKIEVKEGNEIEVKEVEEKKGNEEVKEEITSTHLEDGNADSENTDKANIKENAMKIIQDGKSESKVDTKELVKTGSIIGFKSLIAISMIMIIAGIIIIKRKKKKSVI